The following are from one region of the Edwardsiella tarda ATCC 15947 = NBRC 105688 genome:
- the ltaE gene encoding low-specificity L-threonine aldolase, with protein MLDLRSDTVTRPSEAMRLAMSRADVGDDVYGDDPSVNRLEQEAAELSGKPAALFLPSGTQANLVALLTHCQRGDEYIVGQKAHNYMYEAGGAAVLGSIQPQPIDAAEDGTLPLSQVASVIKPDDIHFARSRLLSLENTHNGKVLPLAYLAQAWAFSREKGLALHIDGARIMNAAVALEVPLTTLTQYCDTLTLCLSKGLGAPVGSLLCADEAFIRQARRWRKMTGGAMRQAGILAEAGRYALQHNVERLRDDHANAAWLAQAVQELGLTLLPPGAQTNMLFVCMPADEAAALGPWMQRHGILISAAATTRLVTHLDVSRTDLERLIALWRTFRQEYRPTSGAAPAPTPYG; from the coding sequence ATGCTCGATCTACGTAGCGATACCGTAACCCGTCCCAGCGAGGCCATGCGCCTGGCTATGTCACGCGCCGACGTCGGCGATGACGTCTATGGCGACGATCCCAGCGTCAACCGCCTGGAGCAAGAGGCTGCCGAGCTCAGCGGCAAGCCAGCGGCGCTGTTTCTGCCCAGCGGTACGCAGGCCAACCTAGTGGCACTGCTGACCCATTGCCAGCGCGGTGACGAGTATATCGTCGGGCAGAAGGCCCATAACTACATGTATGAGGCGGGCGGCGCGGCGGTGTTGGGCAGCATTCAACCGCAACCTATCGATGCCGCCGAGGATGGTACCCTCCCCTTGTCGCAGGTGGCGAGCGTGATCAAGCCCGACGACATCCACTTCGCCCGTAGCCGCCTGTTGAGTCTGGAGAACACCCATAACGGTAAGGTGCTGCCGCTGGCGTATCTGGCGCAGGCCTGGGCATTCAGCCGCGAGAAGGGGCTGGCGTTGCATATCGACGGCGCGCGCATCATGAATGCGGCGGTAGCGCTGGAGGTGCCGCTGACCACCTTGACCCAATACTGCGACACCCTGACCCTCTGCCTCTCTAAGGGGTTGGGCGCACCGGTCGGATCGCTATTGTGCGCCGACGAGGCCTTCATTCGCCAGGCGCGGCGCTGGCGTAAGATGACCGGGGGTGCCATGCGCCAAGCCGGTATCCTGGCCGAGGCCGGGCGCTACGCCCTGCAGCACAACGTCGAACGCCTACGCGACGACCACGCTAACGCCGCCTGGCTGGCACAGGCCGTGCAGGAGTTAGGGCTGACGCTGCTGCCGCCCGGCGCCCAGACCAACATGCTGTTCGTGTGCATGCCCGCCGACGAGGCCGCCGCACTCGGCCCCTGGATGCAGCGCCACGGCATCCTGATCAGCGCGGCGGCCACCACCCGCCTGGTCACGCATCTGGATGTCAGCCGAACCGATCTAGAACGGTTGATCGCCCTGTGGCGCACCTTCCGTCAGGAATATCGCCCGACGAGCGGCGCGGCCCCGGCCCCAACCCCTTACGGCTAA
- a CDS encoding fimbria/pilus outer membrane usher protein: protein MASVPADASETLRFNPHFLTLVDGEAARETDLSYFAVKGGQMPGDYRVSVWINDQRIEESTLHFVSTEQHPGLLSPCLSTEQLLRWGIALPHPPDADAPCHAFLAAGDSNLHEAVDLSQMAYRLTVPQAYLLHSDWLRTTPEQWQQGTPALQANYSLNGSKQGLLVAHAQGEHTLFLGTDALVNLGGWRLYNASNYRYGQEGGRFQVLRSYLQHSYGAGQGGEFTLGETATSSEFFDAFPFIGVKLESDDGMLWPALTEYAPRIRGIAASQAQVTVRQSGQVIYQQNVPPGPFEFSDLVAYNGGDLEVTIREADGSERRYTQTAATLPLLQRNGRLKYSLASGRYNGYRQRQQPLFASASAAYGLPWESTLYGGLLLSGRYRSAQLGAGKYDALLGALAVDASYADSQPMDTRLGAPQRHTGYAYRLAYARGFNSGTALNFSWSHYASQGFYTLADSLDDAPFWHDAAALRVKRRVSLQLSQSLASLGQVSLSGSQEAYWRQASAGSSWTAYWSNSLGPLNVNLALSYSEAPRQAHDTLISLGLSLPLANLLGGAPLSLGNTTTRLNGRLSNQTSLSGSAADGRLNWGLANSWSQDGQSRSQSANLMWSAGQGQLTANYNHYRHGDMLSYGLLGGFALHPGGLTLSRTLSLNAGTALIDAQGVAGVPVKSGGSLQTDLHGYALLPNLTPYQINNVALDVNRFRDDTEAGETDKRVLPARGALIPLRFNVSAGYRALITLRQRGQALPLGAQVQVTHANGVIHGLVGDEGQVYLSGLPPQGHIEAQWNHHPRCQADYQFSGTGLQQLSLECEEKRG, encoded by the coding sequence TTGGCGAGCGTTCCCGCCGACGCCAGCGAGACGCTACGCTTTAACCCACACTTTCTTACCCTGGTTGACGGCGAGGCGGCGCGTGAGACGGACCTCTCCTATTTCGCCGTCAAGGGCGGCCAGATGCCGGGCGACTACCGGGTTAGCGTCTGGATCAACGATCAACGCATCGAAGAGAGTACCCTGCACTTTGTCTCCACCGAACAGCATCCCGGCTTACTCTCGCCCTGCCTCAGCACCGAACAGCTGTTGCGTTGGGGCATCGCCCTGCCGCATCCTCCCGACGCCGACGCCCCCTGCCACGCCTTTCTGGCCGCGGGCGACAGTAACCTGCACGAAGCCGTCGACTTGAGCCAGATGGCGTATCGTCTCACCGTGCCGCAGGCCTATCTGCTGCACAGCGATTGGCTACGCACCACACCGGAGCAGTGGCAGCAGGGCACGCCGGCGCTCCAGGCCAACTACAGCCTCAACGGCAGCAAACAGGGGCTACTGGTGGCACACGCGCAGGGCGAGCATACGCTGTTTCTCGGTACGGACGCGCTCGTCAATCTGGGCGGCTGGCGGTTGTATAACGCCAGCAACTACCGTTACGGCCAGGAGGGTGGGCGTTTCCAGGTGTTACGCAGCTACCTGCAACACAGCTATGGTGCTGGCCAAGGGGGCGAGTTCACCCTGGGGGAGACGGCCACCAGCAGCGAGTTCTTCGATGCCTTTCCGTTTATCGGCGTCAAGCTGGAGTCGGACGACGGCATGCTCTGGCCCGCGCTCACCGAGTATGCCCCGCGCATTCGGGGCATCGCCGCCTCGCAGGCGCAGGTGACGGTGCGCCAGTCCGGCCAAGTGATCTACCAGCAAAATGTGCCGCCTGGGCCATTCGAGTTCAGCGATCTGGTGGCCTACAACGGGGGCGATCTGGAGGTGACTATCCGTGAGGCCGACGGCAGCGAACGTCGTTATACCCAGACCGCCGCCACGCTGCCGCTGCTCCAACGCAATGGACGGCTGAAGTACAGCCTGGCCAGCGGGCGCTACAATGGCTACCGGCAACGCCAGCAGCCGCTTTTCGCCAGTGCCAGTGCGGCCTACGGTCTGCCCTGGGAGAGTACGCTGTACGGCGGATTGCTGCTTAGCGGCCGCTATCGTTCGGCACAGCTCGGCGCGGGCAAATACGACGCCCTCCTCGGGGCGCTCGCCGTGGATGCCAGCTATGCCGATAGCCAGCCGATGGATACCCGGCTCGGTGCGCCCCAGCGCCATACGGGTTACGCCTACCGCCTGGCCTACGCCCGTGGTTTTAACAGCGGCACCGCGCTTAATTTCTCCTGGTCCCACTACGCCAGCCAAGGGTTCTATACCCTGGCGGATAGCCTCGACGACGCACCCTTTTGGCACGACGCCGCCGCGCTGCGGGTCAAGCGGCGCGTCTCGCTCCAGCTCTCCCAGTCGCTGGCCAGTCTGGGGCAGGTATCGCTCTCCGGCAGCCAGGAGGCCTATTGGCGGCAGGCGAGCGCGGGCAGCAGTTGGACGGCCTACTGGAGCAACAGCCTCGGTCCACTTAACGTCAACCTCGCCCTCAGCTACAGCGAAGCGCCGCGACAAGCCCACGACACGCTGATCTCCTTAGGCCTGTCGCTGCCGCTTGCCAACCTGCTCGGTGGCGCCCCGCTGAGCCTCGGCAACACTACCACGCGGCTCAACGGTCGCCTGTCGAATCAGACCAGCCTCTCCGGCAGCGCCGCCGACGGGCGGCTGAATTGGGGGCTGGCCAACAGCTGGAGCCAGGATGGGCAGTCACGTTCGCAGAGCGCCAACCTGATGTGGAGCGCCGGGCAGGGGCAACTGACCGCCAACTACAACCACTATCGCCACGGCGATATGCTCAGTTATGGCTTACTCGGCGGCTTCGCGCTACACCCCGGCGGCCTGACGCTCTCGCGGACCCTCTCGCTCAATGCCGGCACCGCCCTGATCGACGCCCAAGGCGTGGCCGGTGTGCCGGTGAAGAGCGGCGGCTCGCTACAGACCGACTTGCATGGTTATGCCCTGCTGCCCAACCTGACGCCTTACCAGATCAACAACGTCGCGCTGGACGTCAACCGCTTCCGCGACGACACCGAGGCGGGCGAGACGGATAAGCGCGTGCTCCCGGCTCGCGGCGCCCTGATCCCGCTGCGCTTTAACGTCAGCGCCGGCTATCGCGCCCTGATCACCCTGCGGCAACGGGGCCAAGCTCTGCCGTTGGGCGCGCAGGTACAGGTCACACATGCCAATGGCGTCATCCATGGTTTGGTGGGGGACGAAGGGCAGGTATACCTGTCTGGACTGCCGCCCCAGGGGCATATCGAGGCGCAGTGGAACCATCACCCTCGTTGCCAGGCTGACTATCAGTTTAGCGGCACGGGCCTGCAACAGCTCAGCCTAGAATGTGAGGAGAAACGCGGATGA
- a CDS encoding TQO small subunit DoxD produces MMADTNNGETHAGFYPMSALLALSVLRIAGSWNWINGAFFGADAKSSLAWLSGSGLVERIGGAGGFAAKAMYPWVGDIITQDIATHPAFWAFFIFLAYAVPGISLCLGLFTRVGGLVAILASLMNLLAAAGNGADTIGQNVLLLLIGALCMLTGAGRAYGIDGWLLAHYSARWLRIVA; encoded by the coding sequence ATGATGGCTGATACAAATAATGGTGAGACGCATGCCGGATTTTATCCGATGTCGGCATTGCTGGCGCTGAGCGTATTGCGCATCGCGGGCTCGTGGAACTGGATTAATGGCGCCTTTTTCGGTGCCGATGCTAAGTCTTCGCTCGCCTGGTTATCGGGCAGTGGTCTGGTTGAGCGTATCGGCGGGGCGGGCGGGTTTGCGGCCAAGGCGATGTATCCATGGGTCGGGGACATTATCACGCAGGATATCGCGACGCATCCCGCGTTTTGGGCCTTTTTTATTTTCCTGGCCTATGCGGTTCCAGGGATAAGCCTGTGCCTAGGGTTATTTACGCGGGTCGGTGGATTGGTGGCGATATTGGCCTCGCTGATGAACCTGCTTGCTGCCGCGGGGAATGGGGCGGATACGATTGGTCAGAATGTGCTGCTGTTGCTGATTGGCGCCCTCTGTATGTTGACCGGTGCCGGACGCGCCTATGGGATCGATGGGTGGCTACTGGCGCATTATTCGGCCAGGTGGCTGCGCATTGTCGCCTGA
- a CDS encoding NAD-dependent epimerase/dehydratase family protein: MKVLVTGATSGLGRNAVEYLRQRGISVRAAGDNLAMGQVLQKMGAEFIHADLGNLVSAQAKAMLSDVDTLWHCSGFTSPWGSQELFETANVRATRRLGEWAAAYGVRQFIHISSPAVYFDYRHHHDIKEEFTPARYANYYARSKAAGEEVIRALALANPQTHFTILRPQGLFGPHDKVLLPRLLSTMKKHGYLLLPRGGVALLDMTYEENAVHAMWLATQHPNTPSGRAYNITNHQPRQLHLMLQQLIDALGVTCRLRAIPYPMLDIVARTMEKLSTRSAKEPTLTHYGAAKLNFDMTLDTGRAQNELGYQPIVSLEEGIVRTARWLHDHGRLRQL; this comes from the coding sequence ATGAAAGTTTTGGTGACCGGGGCAACCAGCGGTCTCGGGCGTAATGCCGTAGAGTATTTACGCCAGCGGGGGATCAGCGTGCGCGCTGCGGGGGACAACCTGGCCATGGGGCAGGTGCTACAAAAGATGGGAGCGGAGTTTATTCACGCCGATCTCGGCAACTTAGTCTCCGCCCAGGCCAAGGCGATGCTAAGCGATGTCGATACCCTGTGGCACTGTTCCGGCTTCACCTCACCCTGGGGATCTCAAGAGCTGTTTGAAACCGCTAACGTGCGCGCCACCCGCCGCTTGGGCGAGTGGGCCGCCGCCTATGGCGTGCGCCAGTTCATTCATATCTCCTCGCCCGCCGTCTACTTCGACTATCGTCATCACCACGACATCAAAGAAGAGTTTACCCCGGCGCGTTACGCTAACTACTACGCCCGCAGTAAGGCGGCCGGCGAAGAGGTGATCCGCGCCTTGGCGCTGGCCAACCCACAGACTCACTTCACCATCCTGCGTCCACAAGGCTTGTTCGGCCCGCACGACAAGGTGCTGCTGCCCCGTCTGCTCAGCACCATGAAGAAGCATGGCTACCTGTTATTACCGCGCGGCGGCGTGGCGCTGCTGGACATGACCTACGAAGAGAACGCGGTGCATGCCATGTGGCTGGCGACCCAGCATCCGAATACCCCCTCGGGGCGCGCCTATAACATCACCAACCACCAGCCACGCCAGCTCCATCTGATGCTGCAACAGCTGATCGACGCGCTGGGCGTCACCTGCCGGCTGCGTGCCATTCCCTACCCGATGCTGGACATCGTGGCACGCACCATGGAAAAGCTGAGCACGCGTAGCGCCAAGGAGCCCACCCTGACCCACTATGGCGCGGCCAAGCTCAACTTCGACATGACGCTGGATACCGGGCGAGCGCAGAATGAGTTGGGCTACCAACCCATCGTCTCGCTGGAAGAGGGCATCGTGCGTACCGCGCGCTGGCTGCATGACCATGGGCGCCTGCGCCAGCTCTAA
- a CDS encoding type-1 fimbrial protein, a chain: MADQRNHRGWVGVGAIALAMGLSATAAWGAAPSSASSVERSLLSGIPVPGGSGTINVTGHLINSSCAVSVDKNSAEFTLSQSQVQTAVLNDVLATLPFTFTLAQCANMPVVFMLKMSNSQDYSYSFDKIDSLIYRLFLFANNINQEQWQGIERSQTKSLVINENGGIPLRNYNTAQRAALLFTPLTEIERFTINMVIVKTLGEHNYTPISDLDEITTSFTYEFTYL, translated from the coding sequence ATGGCAGATCAGCGGAATCATCGGGGGTGGGTGGGGGTCGGTGCGATTGCCCTGGCCATGGGATTAAGCGCTACGGCGGCGTGGGGGGCGGCGCCATCCTCCGCCTCTAGCGTAGAGAGATCCCTGCTTTCCGGCATACCCGTACCCGGCGGTAGCGGCACCATCAATGTTACCGGCCATCTGATTAACAGCAGCTGCGCCGTCTCAGTCGATAAGAACAGCGCTGAGTTTACCCTCAGCCAGAGTCAGGTACAGACCGCGGTATTGAATGATGTATTAGCCACGCTCCCCTTCACCTTTACTCTCGCACAATGTGCCAATATGCCGGTTGTATTCATGTTAAAAATGTCAAACAGCCAGGATTACTCGTATTCTTTTGACAAAATCGATTCACTTATATATCGATTATTCTTATTTGCTAACAATATCAATCAAGAACAATGGCAAGGTATCGAGAGATCGCAGACCAAATCGTTAGTAATAAACGAAAACGGTGGCATTCCCCTACGTAATTACAATACCGCCCAGAGAGCGGCGCTATTGTTTACCCCCCTCACAGAGATCGAACGATTTACTATCAATATGGTGATTGTTAAAACATTGGGTGAGCATAATTACACACCCATTTCTGATCTAGATGAGATTACCACTAGTTTTACCTATGAGTTCACCTATTTATAA
- a CDS encoding N-acetylmuramoyl-L-alanine amidase translates to MMNKGLLLLLLVWLVGCQSHPPLRDRGDYLVDDSQQALRAEPRVRYLVIHYTAEDFASSLKVLTDEQVSAHYLVPAQPPQRQGKPVVWQLVPESRSAWHAGVSYWRGQTRLNDNSIGIEIENPGYRRTANGIVWYPFSAQQIAAVRALSRDIVRRYHIAPPDVVGHMDIAPQRKVDPGPLFPWALLAEQGVGAWPDAARVRAYRQRYQASPPGVAYLQRRLALWGYQIAATGINDAASRRVIAAFQMHYRPTDFRGEADAETCAIVDALLAKYGPGPQPPER, encoded by the coding sequence ATGATGAACAAGGGGCTACTGCTACTGCTGTTGGTGTGGTTGGTGGGGTGTCAGTCCCATCCACCGTTGCGTGATCGCGGAGACTACCTGGTGGATGATAGTCAGCAGGCGTTGCGCGCCGAGCCGCGGGTACGTTACCTGGTGATCCATTACACCGCGGAGGACTTCGCCTCTTCCCTCAAGGTGCTGACGGACGAGCAGGTCAGCGCACACTATCTGGTGCCGGCGCAGCCACCGCAGCGCCAGGGTAAGCCGGTGGTATGGCAACTGGTGCCGGAGTCGCGTAGCGCCTGGCATGCGGGGGTCAGTTACTGGCGCGGCCAGACTCGGCTTAACGATAATTCTATCGGTATCGAAATCGAGAATCCCGGTTATCGGCGTACGGCCAACGGCATCGTCTGGTACCCCTTCAGCGCGCAGCAGATCGCGGCGGTGCGCGCCCTCAGCCGCGACATCGTGCGGCGCTATCATATTGCACCACCAGACGTGGTGGGGCACATGGACATTGCGCCACAGCGTAAGGTCGATCCGGGGCCACTGTTTCCTTGGGCGTTGTTGGCGGAGCAGGGCGTCGGAGCCTGGCCCGATGCCGCACGCGTGCGCGCCTACCGCCAGCGTTATCAGGCGTCGCCGCCAGGCGTGGCCTACCTGCAACGGCGTCTGGCCCTCTGGGGCTATCAGATCGCCGCGACGGGGATCAACGACGCCGCCTCACGACGCGTCATCGCCGCCTTCCAGATGCATTATCGTCCCACCGATTTTCGCGGTGAGGCCGATGCCGAAACGTGCGCCATCGTCGATGCCCTGTTAGCGAAGTACGGCCCCGGCCCGCAACCCCCTGAGCGTTAA
- a CDS encoding fimbrial protein, translated as MNRERIGLLCGTGIGLLFSLCALAELPSLVQFGGVTPRFSLAPNETLAEQRLTLPLTCAPACQHTRLRWERVGLPIPGSPTARHYRFFSALPGIGIALDTRETTPDDPNLTLSLFAIGTRHQTGRLDPTRPLLRWYLEPLHGDSTQPLQSGAIYVAAEIHAGTCAPQQRDLTVQMPPVDIARLKRLEVGEPLTQGAESVQLAIRCTPGVAEGFTLHFLGRHPNDLPQLLSASRGVGFIVTLADRQPEQAVRWSGEEGYDGTIPDSGSVDLPLHLYYARSGEPLIPGDVSARGIFLLSYR; from the coding sequence ATGAATCGAGAGCGGATCGGCCTGTTATGCGGCACTGGCATCGGGTTGCTCTTTAGCCTGTGTGCCCTGGCGGAGCTACCCAGCTTGGTGCAGTTTGGCGGCGTGACGCCACGCTTTAGCCTGGCCCCCAACGAAACCCTGGCGGAACAGCGCCTCACCCTGCCCCTCACCTGTGCGCCAGCGTGCCAACACACCCGTCTGCGTTGGGAGCGCGTCGGCCTACCGATCCCCGGATCGCCAACGGCGCGGCACTACCGCTTCTTTAGCGCGTTGCCGGGCATCGGTATCGCATTGGACACCCGCGAGACCACCCCAGACGATCCCAATCTGACCCTCTCGCTGTTCGCCATCGGCACCCGCCATCAGACCGGGCGCCTCGACCCGACCCGCCCGCTGCTGCGCTGGTATCTCGAACCGTTGCACGGCGACAGTACGCAACCACTGCAAAGCGGCGCCATCTATGTCGCCGCCGAGATCCACGCCGGTACCTGCGCCCCACAGCAACGCGATCTGACGGTGCAGATGCCACCGGTCGACATCGCGCGCCTCAAGCGGCTCGAGGTCGGTGAACCCTTGACTCAGGGCGCAGAGAGCGTACAACTCGCCATTCGCTGTACTCCCGGCGTGGCCGAGGGGTTCACCCTCCACTTTCTTGGCCGACATCCCAACGATCTCCCCCAGCTACTCAGCGCCTCGCGCGGCGTCGGGTTTATCGTCACCTTGGCGGATCGACAGCCGGAGCAGGCGGTACGCTGGAGTGGGGAGGAGGGCTACGATGGTACCATCCCCGACAGTGGTAGTGTCGATCTGCCGCTCCATCTCTACTACGCGCGCAGCGGTGAGCCACTCATTCCCGGCGATGTGAGCGCCCGCGGGATATTTCTACTCAGCTATCGCTAA
- a CDS encoding molecular chaperone — protein MNRLTTILIMSLALSGGPSALAAGGLSLAQTRVVYPGDKSSIALGVNNSSQHDVWLLRGWVAEAESQQKSPAFVVTPPLYRLDAGNEVQLRINALNTAALPADRESLFYLNVLAIPPTAEPTPSSQGDTHGNVSFAINTRIKLFYRPAAIVDNQAVKAAYSQIRAYPDPRGVTLHNPSPYYLTLNATQIDRREAQGKGQDFMLAPYGELTIAHRGQAREISYQVIGDYGGRSTRYTIVPLPSADRSTHAE, from the coding sequence ATGAATCGTCTGACAACAATCCTCATCATGAGCCTGGCGCTGAGTGGCGGGCCATCCGCCCTGGCCGCCGGCGGACTCTCCCTCGCGCAGACCCGGGTGGTCTACCCCGGTGATAAGAGCAGCATCGCGCTCGGCGTCAATAATAGCTCGCAGCATGATGTGTGGTTGCTGCGCGGCTGGGTGGCGGAGGCGGAAAGCCAGCAGAAGAGCCCAGCGTTTGTCGTCACCCCGCCCCTCTACCGTCTCGATGCCGGCAACGAGGTGCAGTTGCGCATCAATGCACTCAATACCGCTGCGCTGCCCGCCGACCGTGAGTCACTCTTCTACTTAAACGTCCTGGCGATCCCGCCGACGGCGGAGCCCACGCCGTCCAGCCAGGGCGATACGCACGGCAACGTCAGCTTCGCCATTAACACCCGCATCAAACTGTTCTACCGCCCGGCGGCCATCGTCGATAACCAGGCGGTGAAGGCCGCCTACAGCCAGATACGCGCCTACCCAGATCCGCGTGGCGTGACCCTACACAACCCGTCACCCTACTACCTCACGCTCAACGCGACCCAGATCGATCGGCGCGAGGCTCAGGGCAAGGGGCAAGACTTTATGCTGGCGCCTTATGGCGAGCTGACGATCGCCCATCGCGGTCAGGCCCGCGAGATCAGCTACCAGGTGATCGGCGACTACGGTGGTCGCTCTACCCGCTATACCATCGTCCCCCTTCCTTCGGCGGATCGTTCGACGCATGCGGAGTAG
- a CDS encoding LuxR C-terminal-related transcriptional regulator gives MMAVSHDLFKGNNKLSLITSRTLQSLLLVDVLNNYLGVPICLCDETQNITDVLNSDTLIIFDASLLDAEQAQRDFWLRTIFHHSLTSRIILINVHRQDLALRWYRHANIIAAFPAQMHLRILLHRLRALLVLPMQSSEPVGNRVLRARRPSLPLTLRELEVMKAMQQGASNQDISQMLYISENTVRTHIYNIFKKIAVKNRTQAVKWADANLDG, from the coding sequence ATGATGGCGGTCAGCCATGACCTATTTAAGGGAAATAACAAACTCTCGCTAATTACCTCGCGCACGTTACAGTCGCTGCTATTAGTCGACGTGCTTAATAATTATCTGGGTGTGCCGATTTGCCTCTGTGATGAAACCCAAAACATCACCGACGTATTGAACTCTGACACCTTGATTATATTTGATGCATCGCTATTAGATGCTGAACAGGCACAGCGTGATTTTTGGCTACGGACAATATTTCATCATTCACTCACCTCACGAATTATTTTGATCAATGTTCATCGCCAGGACTTGGCCTTGAGGTGGTATCGCCATGCGAATATTATCGCTGCGTTTCCGGCACAGATGCATCTACGAATATTACTGCACCGGTTACGAGCCTTACTGGTATTGCCCATGCAGTCGAGCGAACCGGTGGGGAATCGGGTGCTGCGAGCGCGTCGTCCCTCGTTGCCGCTGACCCTGCGCGAGCTTGAGGTCATGAAGGCGATGCAACAAGGTGCCAGCAATCAGGATATTTCGCAGATGTTGTACATCAGCGAGAACACAGTCAGAACTCATATCTATAATATTTTCAAGAAGATCGCGGTAAAGAATCGCACCCAGGCGGTGAAGTGGGCGGATGCGAATCTGGACGGATGA
- a CDS encoding DUF2867 domain-containing protein yields the protein MRGLRILVLGASGYIGQHLIPQLCAQGHHVRAAARRIRWLQERNWPGVECQYVDLYQPQTLTAALDGIDLVYYLVHAMGDGDDFVRAELQAAQNFSRALSISRVQQVIFLGALQPPDDPSRHLAARRETGDILRTSGVPVTEVRSGIVIGPGSAAFEVMRDMVYNLAILTPPLWVRSKSAPIALENLLTYLCALADLPDGDNRVFEVAGPEYISYQTMFERFIRVSGKRRWVIPLPIPTRLISVYFLHLITSVPTSIARALIEGLKHDLPADDRAIAHLIPQTLIGFDQALTDTLAHEQQVIDSADWGYDAQALARWRPGYGFYPKQAGCRLTTRASRQALWHVVQQIGGDQGYFFANLLWQIRARLDDLTGNRVHYGRPARPTLQLGDQIDGWKVITLKEERQLTLLFGMKAPGLGRLTFTLDEHNGLRSLDVRAWWHPAGFAGLLYWFAMMPAHLFIFRGMAQRIADLAEAWDDAQPTSSRDSRSTALDATPNTPEEPKGTNATPGE from the coding sequence ATGCGCGGATTGCGTATTCTGGTATTAGGCGCCAGCGGCTACATCGGCCAACATCTGATCCCCCAACTGTGTGCCCAGGGGCATCATGTGCGTGCCGCCGCGCGCCGTATTCGCTGGCTGCAAGAGCGTAACTGGCCCGGCGTCGAGTGTCAGTATGTCGATCTCTACCAGCCGCAGACCCTGACGGCGGCGTTAGATGGCATCGATCTGGTCTACTATCTGGTGCATGCCATGGGAGACGGCGATGACTTCGTGCGCGCCGAACTCCAGGCGGCGCAGAACTTCAGCCGGGCCTTGAGCATCTCACGCGTCCAGCAGGTGATCTTCCTCGGGGCATTGCAGCCGCCCGACGATCCCTCGCGTCATCTGGCCGCACGGCGTGAGACCGGCGATATCTTACGCACCAGCGGCGTACCGGTCACCGAGGTTCGCTCGGGGATCGTCATCGGCCCCGGATCAGCTGCCTTCGAGGTGATGCGTGACATGGTCTATAACCTGGCGATCCTGACGCCGCCGCTCTGGGTGCGATCCAAAAGCGCGCCCATCGCGCTGGAGAACCTGTTGACCTACCTCTGCGCGCTGGCGGATCTGCCGGACGGCGACAACCGGGTGTTCGAGGTCGCAGGCCCCGAATACATCAGCTACCAGACCATGTTCGAGCGCTTTATCCGCGTCAGCGGCAAGCGGCGTTGGGTGATCCCGTTGCCGATCCCTACCCGCTTGATCTCGGTCTATTTCCTGCATCTGATCACCTCGGTGCCGACCAGTATCGCCCGCGCCCTGATCGAAGGACTCAAGCACGATCTCCCGGCTGACGACCGGGCGATCGCCCACTTGATCCCGCAGACGCTGATCGGCTTCGATCAGGCGTTAACGGATACCTTGGCGCATGAGCAACAGGTGATCGACTCCGCCGATTGGGGCTACGACGCCCAGGCGCTGGCCCGCTGGCGGCCAGGCTACGGCTTCTATCCGAAACAGGCGGGGTGTCGCCTCACCACCCGAGCCTCACGCCAGGCGCTATGGCATGTGGTGCAGCAGATAGGCGGCGATCAGGGGTATTTCTTCGCCAACCTGCTGTGGCAGATCCGCGCCCGCCTGGATGATCTCACCGGTAATCGTGTCCATTATGGCCGCCCGGCACGCCCCACCCTGCAACTCGGCGACCAGATCGACGGTTGGAAGGTGATCACCCTGAAGGAAGAGCGCCAACTGACGCTGTTGTTCGGCATGAAGGCGCCTGGGCTCGGGCGCCTGACCTTTACCCTCGACGAGCATAACGGCTTACGCTCACTGGATGTCCGCGCCTGGTGGCACCCCGCAGGCTTCGCCGGGTTGCTGTATTGGTTTGCGATGATGCCAGCGCATCTGTTTATCTTCCGCGGCATGGCGCAACGCATCGCCGATCTGGCCGAGGCCTGGGACGATGCCCAGCCCACCAGCAGCCGCGATAGCCGCAGCACGGCGCTCGACGCCACGCCGAACACCCCCGAGGAGCCCAAGGGGACAAACGCCACACCCGGCGAGTAA